The sequence below is a genomic window from Brevibacillus laterosporus.
AATCGGTTCAGGTTGAAATCGCGGTCTATTGACACAATAAGCTCGGACAAAGGCTGACGAGTCTTGATTCCGGTTTCGTTCCGGATGTTTCGAGCTAGCTCCACGATTTGACGTGCGGTTTCCATGTCGTTTTCGAGAGTTGCGTCGATAACTGCTTCGTTCACCTTCGGATAATCCGCTAGATGGACACTTCCTTCGCCACCAATGTTGTTAAAGATGTCCTCTGCAATGAGCGGCGCATACGGTGCGATCATCCGTGATAGCGTCAATAACACTTCGCGCAGTGTCTGGTATGCGGACACCTTGTCTTCTGTCATTTCGCTGCCCCAAAAACGGTTACGAGAGCGACGGATGTACCAATTGCTTAACTCGTCGATGAACGATTCCATTTGCTTTGCCGGATTCAGAAAATCATTAACTTCAAGCCCCTTCAACACGTTTTGCAGGGTTGAATGTAACCTCGAAAGGATCCAACGGTCTAATTCATTCATATAAATTTGCTGTGGATAGTCTTCAGGCTTATATTGATCAATTGTCGCATAAAGCGAGTAGAAAGCATGCGTGTTATTAATCGTATCAATCACTTTAAACTTCGCTTCGGCTACGATCTGTTTCGTAAACCGCTTGCTGTTCCACGGTGCACTGTCAGACAGAAGTGCCCAGCGGAATGCATCCGCTCCAAATTCTTCGATAATATCCCAAGGATCAATGACATTCCCTTTGCTTTTGGACATCTTTAGACCGTTTTCATCTAGTACGTGTCCAGTTGAAATAACCGCTTTGTATGGCGATTTTCCGTTATATAGTGTTGATACCGCCAGCAAGCTGAAGAACCAGCCTCTGGTTTGGTCGATGCCTTCGGAGATGATATCGGCAGGATACTGCTCATGGAAGAGTTTCTCGTCGCCAAAGGGGTAATGGTACTGGGCAAACGGCATCGAACCACTGTCAAACCACACATCGACGACTTCAGGCGTTCTTTTCATTGTACCGCCGCAAGAGCAGCGCAATGTAACATCATCCACAAAAGGTTTATGCAGCTCCAAGCTCTCATCGATTGGCTCTACTGACCTTTCGTGTAGGTCTTTACGACTTCCCGGCGCATACTCGGATCCGCAATCAGGGCAAAGCCAAATGTTCAGCGGAGTACCCCAGTAGCGATTCCGGCTGATATTCCAATCGACGAGCTCTTCCAGAAATTTCCCAAAACGTCCTTCGCGTAAATGAGAGGGGTACCAGTCGATTTTGCTATTGTTTTCGATTAACTGGTCTTTAACTGCGGTCGTTTTGATGAACCAGCTTTCCATCGCATAGTAGAGCAGAGGAGATTTACAGCGCCAGCAAAAAGGATAGCTGTGCTCATAACGTTCCTTGGAGAATAGTAGATTGCGGTAGGACAAGTTTTTCACAATATCGACATCGCAATCTTTGACAAAGCGTCCGGCGTAATCAGTGACTTGATCAGTGTATCGTCCAGACAAGTTTACTACGCTCACGAAATCCAATCCGTGCTGACGGCTTGTGCGGTAATCGTCTTCCCCGTGTGCTGGTGCTGTATGAACAATACCAGTACCGCTTGCATCGCTAACATAGTCGGCATCTACGATAATATGACCTTTGTTAACGCTGATATAACAAAAGGGTGGCTCATAAGCAGTACCTACGAATTCCAACCCTTTATGAGTAGACAAGATCTCATAGTCCTCTTTCAAAACTTTTTCTACAAGATTTTTTGCAACCACGTATACTTCACCGTTCTGTTTTACTCTAACGTAGTCGATATCTTTGTTTATCGCTAAGGCCGTATTGGCTGGAAGTGTCCACGGCGTTGTCGTCCATGCGAGGAAGATGTCCTCCCCATTTTTGCTTCTAAATTTCACCGTAGCACTCAAATCTTTAACGTCTTCATAGCCTTGCGCCACTTCATGAGAACTTAGTGTCGTTTGGCAGTCAGGACAATATGGGCTGACGCGGTGACCTTTGTACAACAGTTCTTTTTTATGAATTTCTGACAAGATGTGCCAAACGCTTTCGATATAATCATTAGTCAACGTAACGTAGGGGTTATCCATGTCTGTCCAATAAGCAATTGCGTCTGTAAGCTCGCGCCATTGCTTCTCGTATTCGAACACACTACTTTTACATTGTCCCACGAATTCGGCTACTCCGTATTTTTCGATCTCTTGTTTTCCCGATATGCCCAATTGCTTCTCCACGCCCAGCTCGACGGGAAGACCGTGTGTGTCCCATCCAGCTTTGCGGACGACACGGTATCCAGACATCGTTTTATAGCGTCCGATGAAATCTTTAATGACGCGTCCGAGGACGTGACCGATATGAGGCTTTCCATTTGCTGTAGGAGGCCCTTCATAAAACACGAAGTTCGGTTTGCCTACCCGGTTATCAATTGATTTTCGAAACGTATCGTTTTGTTTCCATTGATTCAAGACACGCAACTCACGAGTCCTTGCTTTTTCTTTCACATCAACTTTTCTCATGCTTTTCATCCTTTCTCCATCCATATAAATTATGGGGTAGGGCTAGAAAAACAAAAAAATCCCGCCCCGTAAGGGACGAGATTTCATCTCGCGATACCACCCTTGTTCCGAAATAATCATAAAACCATGATCTCTCGGCACCTCGTCTACGTACCATCATACGCGTCCCTTGTAACGGCAGGATCCCGGGTTAGCTTAATTACATACCTTCAGCTTTCCTTCTCGGAGAGGATTTTCGGCTAAGTCTTGAACGTTGGCTTTCAGCGCAAGGCCAACTCTCTGGGGAACAAGGGATTTAGCTTACTCGTTCTCGTCAATGAATTTACTCTGATCATTCTGTTACCTCCTTTTTACACGACTTTCAAT
It includes:
- a CDS encoding isoleucine--tRNA ligase gives rise to the protein MRKVDVKEKARTRELRVLNQWKQNDTFRKSIDNRVGKPNFVFYEGPPTANGKPHIGHVLGRVIKDFIGRYKTMSGYRVVRKAGWDTHGLPVELGVEKQLGISGKQEIEKYGVAEFVGQCKSSVFEYEKQWRELTDAIAYWTDMDNPYVTLTNDYIESVWHILSEIHKKELLYKGHRVSPYCPDCQTTLSSHEVAQGYEDVKDLSATVKFRSKNGEDIFLAWTTTPWTLPANTALAINKDIDYVRVKQNGEVYVVAKNLVEKVLKEDYEILSTHKGLEFVGTAYEPPFCYISVNKGHIIVDADYVSDASGTGIVHTAPAHGEDDYRTSRQHGLDFVSVVNLSGRYTDQVTDYAGRFVKDCDVDIVKNLSYRNLLFSKERYEHSYPFCWRCKSPLLYYAMESWFIKTTAVKDQLIENNSKIDWYPSHLREGRFGKFLEELVDWNISRNRYWGTPLNIWLCPDCGSEYAPGSRKDLHERSVEPIDESLELHKPFVDDVTLRCSCGGTMKRTPEVVDVWFDSGSMPFAQYHYPFGDEKLFHEQYPADIISEGIDQTRGWFFSLLAVSTLYNGKSPYKAVISTGHVLDENGLKMSKSKGNVIDPWDIIEEFGADAFRWALLSDSAPWNSKRFTKQIVAEAKFKVIDTINNTHAFYSLYATIDQYKPEDYPQQIYMNELDRWILSRLHSTLQNVLKGLEVNDFLNPAKQMESFIDELSNWYIRRSRNRFWGSEMTEDKVSAYQTLREVLLTLSRMIAPYAPLIAEDIFNNIGGEGSVHLADYPKVNEAVIDATLENDMETARQIVELARNIRNETGIKTRQPLSELIVSIDRDFNLNRFMDIIKDEINVKDIRVEKSVSGFVTYHLKLNLKIAGKKYGKFVAPLQNHLKHLSASEAKQTVDSGFLDVTILDEGIHITLDELLVEKQGKEGFASASGYQINVALNTTITEELEQEGFVREVIRAIQDYRKKLNLPIEKRVSLTLDVDAQLKEALERFDHVLQDNVLLSDVKYANEIGMETVSMGEKNFRMLIE